GTCGCTCAACTGGGCCATGGTCTGGTCGACGTAGCCGGCGATGACCTCGTCTTTCACCAGGAGCAGTCCCATCCGGCCCGGCCGACCGAAGACCAGGACCTTGTCGCCGGATTCGAGCCCGTATTCCTTGCGGGCCTCGGCCGGGATGACGATCTGACCGCGTTCCCCGACGGTGGTCGAGCCGAGGAACTTGGCCCGGAAGAGACTGGCCGACATGACGA
Above is a window of Bacillota bacterium DNA encoding:
- a CDS encoding AbrB/MazE/SpoVT family DNA-binding domain-containing protein, whose protein sequence is MSASLFRAKFLGSTTVGERGQIVIPAEARKEYGLESGDKVLVFGRPGRMGLLLVKDEVIAGYVDQTMAQLSDLEKLLARPPKDSKAHAPSPGRSKSPRNPKPRG